CAGGCCCAGCCGGCAGAACGACTGGATGAAGCTGGCCGATTCCTTGGCAATGACAATGTCGCCCGCGAACGCCAGGTTGGCGCCCGCCCCCGCCGCCACGCCGTTCACGCCCACCACTACCGGCAGCGGCAGGGCGTGCAGGCGGCGCACCAGCGGCGCGTAGTACTTTTCCACGGTCTCGCCCAGGTCGGGCGGGGCGCCCTCGGCGGCCATCTGCCGTTCACTCAGGTCCTGCCCGGCGCAAAAGCCGCGGCCGGCGCCGGTCAGCACCAGCACGCGCGCGCCTTCGCGCTCGACGCGGGTCAGGGCGTCGGCCACTTCGCCGTGCATGGCGGCGGTGAAGCTGTTGAGCTTGTCGGGGCGGTTCAGGGTCAGCCGGGCAATGCCGCCCGACAGATCGAACAAGATGCTCTGGTAGGTCATGGCGGATTCCCGGTCAGACGTGGCGGCGCGTCTGCACGACGCGGAAGCGGTTGGACACGAAGGCCGAATCCGACAGCGCCGCATTGGCGGCGGGATTGGCGCCGGTGCCGTGGAAGTCGCTGAAGGCGGCGGTCTGGTTCACGAACACGGCGCCGGTCAGGTTCAGCGACAGCGCCACGCCCGACACTTCGGCGGCGTCCTGCACCTGCTCCGCCACGGTATCGTCGGTGGTATAGGCCGCCAGCGACAACGCGCCATGGCGCACCACGCTGTCGCGCGCCAGGCCGATGCTGTGCCCGGTGGAATCG
This genomic window from Bordetella petrii contains:
- the paaG gene encoding 2-(1,2-epoxy-1,2-dihydrophenyl)acetyl-CoA isomerase PaaG — translated: MTYQSILFDLSGGIARLTLNRPDKLNSFTAAMHGEVADALTRVEREGARVLVLTGAGRGFCAGQDLSERQMAAEGAPPDLGETVEKYYAPLVRRLHALPLPVVVGVNGVAAGAGANLAFAGDIVIAKESASFIQSFCRLGLIPDTGGTFVLPRLVGRARAMGLAMLGDKLSARQAQDWGLIWQCVADDAFDAALDKLAAHFAAAPTRGLASTKQALQASLRNDLSTQLDLERDLMRELGRSADYAEGVAAFLGKREPQFKGR